The Chitinophaga sp. H8 genome contains a region encoding:
- a CDS encoding glycoside hydrolase family 43 protein, whose amino-acid sequence MMKQTVKISIVCFLVTFALHTTGIQAQSSQSVKEPTYQNPLPVEFGDPYVMHVKGDKYYMYGTGGIAKNGFAAYSSTDLVNWKDEGQVYYASNSGGWSDSTAAWNGAYWAPEVYEYKGRFYMFYSAQWKENPNNELENFRIGVAVADRPTGPFIDINNGPVFDPGYPIIDANVLFEKNGKCYLYYSRCCYKHPVESEVATWAKQKGWFDTIEESWVYGVELKPDFSGVIGEPVLLLRPPVKMNDQQAEWESRSVTSKEVNRRWTEGSVAFKKGNTYYMMYSANYFGGKNYAVGYATSKSPLGPFIKAANNPVLQKNIETGGVVTGTGHNSITYSPDGKEMFCVYHARTSLTGEKRVVFIDRMKILKDHRLVVEGPTTTPQSVPTSK is encoded by the coding sequence ATGATGAAACAAACTGTAAAGATTTCAATTGTATGCTTTCTGGTAACGTTTGCCCTGCACACTACGGGCATACAGGCACAGTCCAGCCAGTCGGTAAAGGAACCTACCTATCAAAATCCGTTGCCGGTAGAGTTTGGGGACCCATATGTTATGCATGTAAAAGGAGATAAATATTACATGTATGGAACCGGAGGCATTGCAAAAAATGGTTTTGCAGCTTATTCCTCTACCGATCTGGTAAACTGGAAAGATGAGGGACAAGTATATTATGCCAGTAACAGCGGTGGCTGGAGTGATTCCACCGCTGCATGGAATGGCGCCTACTGGGCACCGGAAGTGTATGAATACAAAGGCCGGTTTTATATGTTCTACAGCGCCCAATGGAAAGAGAACCCCAATAATGAACTTGAAAATTTCCGTATCGGGGTAGCTGTAGCAGACCGCCCTACCGGGCCATTTATTGACATTAATAACGGGCCTGTTTTTGATCCCGGCTACCCTATCATCGATGCCAATGTGCTGTTCGAAAAAAATGGCAAATGCTATCTTTATTACTCCCGTTGCTGCTACAAGCACCCGGTAGAAAGTGAAGTAGCTACCTGGGCAAAACAAAAAGGATGGTTTGACACTATCGAAGAAAGCTGGGTATATGGGGTTGAGTTGAAACCCGATTTCAGTGGGGTAATAGGAGAACCGGTACTATTGTTACGTCCCCCTGTAAAAATGAATGATCAACAGGCTGAATGGGAAAGTCGCTCAGTTACGTCCAAGGAAGTTAACCGCAGGTGGACAGAAGGGTCTGTTGCTTTTAAAAAGGGGAACACTTACTATATGATGTACTCTGCCAATTACTTCGGTGGCAAGAATTATGCAGTAGGCTATGCCACCTCCAAAAGCCCGTTAGGGCCGTTTATCAAAGCAGCGAATAATCCTGTATTGCAAAAAAATATTGAAACAGGTGGTGTAGTGACCGGAACAGGGCATAATAGTATTACCTACTCCCCTGACGGAAAAGAAATGTTTTGTGTATATCATGCCCGGACTTCTTTGACGGGTGAAAAACGCGTTGTTTTTATTGACAGGATGAAAATATTAAAAGACCACAGGCTTGTTGTAGAGGGCCCTACGACCACACCAC
- a CDS encoding TonB-dependent siderophore receptor, producing the protein MNLILRCISLLCLTGPAVFAQSTNPKDNDYSYQTSDSTRLLKELMVYGQKRQIASINKTLTPLIDLPISVQLIDKKLIEQQQITDIRDAIKNVSGITVTGTYGDGYAMFNGRGFGMNFNSNFRWNGILMQTIGRLYGDNIERIEVLKGPASIQYGDVAPGAVMNFVSKKPLDYDYRRFELKVGEYGFLRPTLDLSGALTSKKQLLYRLNASYESGNHFIDKINSKSYLFAPSITWKITTALEWNVEMTAKNDNRTFAPGLVSPDGTFEGLKKIPRGLFLGEPDNRHRSDELSGYSTLSYKINNNLSIRNVSYYSKAREQEEAVFFPDRKADENGNLNRTTEFFQTFTKIAGTTLDLVGKFSTFGVHHDFVIGADYTQRYYTMFYNDPVELKPFNMYRPVYGENVLPKIIGYDGDPDKPRQYITRYGLYAQDQLKMWDERIHLMLGLRFNKTVQGTKYTAANPVPANYKDDVKQPVSPRIALLIKPLKDLSVYASYTQSYEQNGWDELTNIMLQSTDAKQIEFGAKSNIFSGKLGIGLSVFQIDKKNIVGYVFGLDAAPEWPHLAYNEYYKWAMYQGGHHRSRGVELDINGKITPQLSINVATSYINATVINDPAFKTGNQLEGNAKQTFNIWANYALDKGTLKGLELGYGFFYKGKFYASTENLPDEVVKSYWSMDASIGYTYRNFFTRFNVSNFTNNIGYLARRGMYEPLWVRRSMLSIGVRF; encoded by the coding sequence ATGAATCTAATATTGCGGTGCATATCGCTCCTTTGCTTAACAGGACCAGCCGTTTTTGCGCAAAGCACCAACCCAAAAGACAACGACTATTCCTATCAAACAAGTGATTCTACCAGGTTATTAAAAGAGTTGATGGTATATGGTCAAAAACGCCAGATCGCCTCTATCAACAAAACACTGACTCCATTAATAGATCTGCCCATTTCTGTACAGCTCATTGATAAAAAACTAATCGAACAACAACAGATAACGGATATACGGGATGCTATTAAAAATGTAAGCGGTATTACTGTTACCGGCACTTACGGTGATGGTTATGCCATGTTTAACGGCCGGGGATTTGGGATGAACTTTAATTCCAACTTCAGATGGAATGGCATACTGATGCAAACTATCGGCAGATTATATGGCGATAATATTGAGAGAATAGAAGTTCTCAAAGGGCCGGCATCCATACAATATGGGGATGTGGCGCCGGGAGCGGTCATGAACTTTGTATCTAAAAAGCCACTCGATTACGATTATCGCAGATTTGAACTAAAGGTAGGAGAATATGGTTTTCTAAGGCCTACACTGGATCTTAGCGGTGCTTTAACATCTAAAAAGCAACTCCTGTACCGTTTAAATGCTTCTTATGAATCCGGCAATCATTTTATCGATAAAATAAATAGCAAAAGCTATTTGTTTGCACCTAGTATCACCTGGAAAATCACGACGGCATTGGAATGGAATGTTGAAATGACGGCGAAAAATGATAACCGCACCTTTGCGCCGGGCCTGGTATCCCCGGATGGTACTTTTGAAGGGCTGAAAAAGATTCCAAGGGGTCTTTTTCTTGGGGAACCGGACAACAGGCACCGAAGCGATGAGCTAAGCGGCTACTCCACGCTAAGTTATAAAATCAATAACAATCTATCTATCCGTAACGTTTCCTATTACTCCAAAGCACGGGAACAGGAAGAAGCTGTATTTTTCCCCGATCGCAAAGCAGACGAAAATGGTAATCTGAACAGGACCACAGAATTCTTTCAGACCTTCACCAAAATTGCCGGCACGACTTTGGACCTGGTAGGTAAATTCTCTACATTTGGTGTTCATCACGATTTTGTGATAGGCGCAGATTACACCCAACGGTACTATACCATGTTTTATAATGACCCCGTTGAACTGAAGCCTTTTAACATGTATCGCCCGGTATATGGTGAAAATGTTTTACCTAAAATTATTGGGTACGATGGAGATCCTGATAAACCCAGACAATATATAACCAGATATGGACTATATGCACAGGATCAGCTGAAAATGTGGGATGAAAGAATACATCTTATGCTAGGACTACGTTTCAATAAAACAGTGCAGGGAACTAAATATACTGCTGCAAATCCGGTACCTGCAAATTACAAAGATGATGTAAAACAGCCTGTTTCTCCCCGCATTGCCCTCTTGATAAAGCCCTTAAAAGATTTATCCGTATACGCTTCCTATACCCAATCCTATGAACAAAACGGCTGGGATGAACTTACAAACATCATGTTGCAGTCTACCGATGCCAAACAGATTGAGTTTGGTGCAAAGTCTAATATCTTCAGTGGCAAGCTGGGCATTGGGTTATCCGTATTCCAGATAGATAAGAAGAATATTGTTGGTTATGTGTTTGGATTAGACGCAGCGCCGGAATGGCCTCACCTCGCATATAACGAATATTATAAATGGGCTATGTACCAGGGGGGCCATCATCGAAGCCGGGGGGTAGAACTGGACATCAATGGAAAAATCACGCCACAGCTGAGCATCAATGTGGCTACCTCTTATATCAATGCCACCGTAATAAATGATCCTGCCTTTAAAACAGGCAATCAACTGGAAGGAAATGCAAAACAAACATTTAATATCTGGGCCAATTACGCGTTGGATAAAGGCACACTAAAAGGATTAGAATTGGGCTATGGCTTTTTCTACAAAGGTAAATTCTATGCTTCCACGGAGAATCTACCAGATGAAGTAGTAAAATCTTACTGGAGTATGGATGCCAGCATAGGCTATACTTACCGTAATTTCTTTACCAGGTTTAATGTGTCCAACTTTACCAATAATATTGGCTACCTGGCGAGAAGAGGAATGTATGAGCCATTATGGGTACGCAGATCTATGCTGAGTATAGGCGTAAGGTTTTAG